One part of the Oncorhynchus clarkii lewisi isolate Uvic-CL-2024 chromosome 7, UVic_Ocla_1.0, whole genome shotgun sequence genome encodes these proteins:
- the LOC139412851 gene encoding cytochrome b-245 heavy chain-like, with protein sequence MGNFAANEGLSVFVILVWLGINAYLFVQFYMNFLTERWFYTRVLLGDALSWARAPAACLNFNCMLILLPVCRNLLSFLRGSIQCCSRTAARQLDRNITFHKLVAYMIAFHTAVHIIAHLFNFEWFMGAQLYRNSSSLPFVLSQIGTGDNASYLNPIRTDQTNPTIVMFTTIAGLTGVVITLALILIITSSMEVIRRSYFEVFWYTHHLFIIFFIGLVFHGFGRIVRGQTATSLLENKPSQCADQFESWGKNGTFCPKPEFAGNPPMTWKWVVGPMILYVCERLVRFYRSQQKVVITKVVMHPSKTLELQMKRKGFRMEVGQYVFMQCPCVSQLEWHPFTLTSAPEEDHFSVHIRIVGDWTQGLYEACGGDKNETQEAWKLPKMAIDGPFGTASEDVFGYEVVMLVGAGIGVTPFASVLKSVWYKHIQENQNVFTKKIYFYWLCPETQAFEWFADLLQSLEGQMTEKGMVDFLSYNIYLTRWKETEAAHFRVHHEAENDPITGLKQKTLYGKPNWDNEFTTIGSKHPEKKVGVFLCGPTQLADVLEKQCLSHSEAGVKFIFNKENF encoded by the exons ATGGGCAACTTTGCTGCCAACGAGGGACTTTCGGTCTTTGTCATT CTGGTATGGCTGGGAATCAACGCTTACCTGTTTGTCCAGTTCTAcatgaacttcctgactgagagATGGTTCTACACACGGGTCCTTCTTGGG GATGCCCTCTCCTGGGCCAGGGCTCCTGCAGCCTGTCTCAACTTTAACTGTATGCTTATTCTGCTGCCAGTCTGCCGGAACCTTCTGTCCTTCCTGCGCGGCTCCATTCAG TGTTGCAGTCGCACAGCTGCTCGACAACTGGACAGAAACATCACCTTTCACAAGCTGGTAGCTTACATGATAGCATTTCACACAG CGGTCCACATCATCGCCCACCTGTTTAACTTTGAGTGGTTCATGGGAGCCCAGCTGTACAGGAACAGCAGCTCTCTGCCCTTTGTGCTGTCCCAGATTGGCACCGGAGACAATGCCTCCTACCTAAACCCCATCAGGACTGACCAGACC AACCCAACCATAGTGATGTTCACTACCATCGCGGGGTTAACGGGCGTGGTCATCACCTTGGCCCTCATCCTCATCATTACATCATCCATGGAGGTCATCCGCAGGTCATACTTCGAGGTTTTCTGGTACACCCATCACCTATTCATCATCTTCTTCATCGGACTCGTCTTCCACGGCTTCGG GCGAATTGTCCGAGGGCAGACCGCTACAAGTCTCCTGGAGAACAAGCCATCGCAGTGTGCAGATCAGTTTGAGTCATGGGGAAAGAACGGGACCTTCTGCCCTAAGCCAGAGTTTGCTGGGAACCCTCCTATG ACATGGAAGTGGGTAGTGGGGCCTATGAtcttgtatgtgtgtgagagactggtCCGATTCTACCGCTCCCAACAGAAGGTGGTCATCACCAAG gTGGTGATGCACCCGTCCAAGACCCTGGAGCTCCAGATGAAGAGGAAGGGTTTCAGGATGGAGGTCGGCCAGTACGTCTTCATGCAGTGTCCCTGCGTCTCCCAGCTGGAGTGGCATCCCTTCACCCTCACCTCCGCCCCCGAGGAGGATCACTTCAGCGTCCACATCCGTATCGTGGGCGACTGGACCCAGGGCCTGTACGAGGCCTGCGGGGGGGACAAGAACGAGACCCAGGAGGCATGGAAACTGCCTAA AATGGCGATAGATGGCCCGTTTGGTACGGCCAGTGAGGACGTGTTCGGCTATGAGGTGGTCATGCTGGTGGGGGCTGGCATCGGGGTCACCCCCTTCGCCTCCGTCCTCAAGTCAGTGTGGTACAAACATATCCAGGAGAACCAGAACGTCTTCACCAAGAAG ATCTACTTCTATTGGCTGTGTCCTGAGACCCAGGCGTTTGAGTGGTTTGCTGACCTGCTGCAGTCTCTGGAGGGACAGATGACAGAGAAAGGCATGGTGGACTTCCTCAGCTACAACATCTACCTGACCCGCTGGAAAGAGACCGAG gcTGCTCACTTCAGAGTTCACCATGAGGCAGAGAATGACCCTATCACAGGGCTGAAGCAGAAGACTCTGTATGGGAAACCTAACTGGGACAATGAGTTTACTACTATTGGGTCAAAGCATCCAGA gaaaAAAGTAGGAGTGTTCCTGTGCGGTCCCACCCAGCTGGCTGACGTCTTGGAGAAGCAGTGCCTGTCTCACTCTGAGGCTGGCGTCAAGTTCATCTTCAACAAGGAAAACTTCTGA